Proteins from a genomic interval of Polaribacter sp. Q13:
- a CDS encoding arylsulfatase, translated as MVQFFTIGTAQVKKKPNVILIITDDQGYGDIGALGNRIIKTPHMDKLHDIGIRFTNYHAGTTCAPSRSGLMSGAEGNRAGVWHTIGGCSIMREKFTIMPQIFKQNGYSTAMFGKWHLGDSYPYKPEDRGFDETVVHGGGGVGQTPDFWDNDYFDDTYWHNGTPQKYKGYCTDVFFSEAIDFIETKKDEPFFVYLSTNAPHGPYNVPKEYYDLYKKDTELNELQKAYFGMITNIDDNIGILEKKLEELGIKDNTILIFTTDNGAAYQTVKDGKSKYVYNAGMKGFKGSAYEGGHRVPFFIHWKDGKIEGGYDVNELAMNFDILPTLIGLCGLNNDPNSGRDGRDLSPLIKQEVKDWPKRYCVVDNNRIQQPEKWRSSAVMENDWRLINGKKLYNLSSDPGQETDIANKNPQKVEEMRDAYEQWWAYTSRDFGHYEAYPVGVPNIKETTITAHDLHTFDEVTWDQSYIRDPYSSKKPALGTGYWMIDVQEEGEYEIELRRWPHESNLGFSAAVPQLGVESSWYDIKPAGVKLEVEKVILDIEGIHMERKVDMQKKEVKFKAYLSEGRQHLEANFIGEDQKKFAAFYVYIKKLK; from the coding sequence ATGGTCCAATTTTTTACAATTGGAACAGCACAAGTTAAAAAAAAACCTAATGTAATTTTAATTATCACAGATGATCAGGGTTATGGCGATATTGGAGCCCTGGGGAACAGGATTATTAAGACCCCCCACATGGATAAACTCCATGACATTGGAATACGCTTTACCAATTACCATGCAGGTACTACTTGTGCACCTAGTCGTTCTGGTTTAATGAGTGGAGCTGAAGGAAACCGTGCAGGCGTTTGGCACACTATCGGAGGATGCAGTATAATGAGGGAGAAATTCACTATTATGCCACAAATATTCAAGCAAAATGGGTATTCAACAGCGATGTTTGGAAAATGGCATTTGGGGGATTCATATCCATACAAGCCAGAAGATCGTGGTTTTGATGAAACAGTAGTACATGGTGGAGGTGGAGTAGGGCAAACACCAGATTTTTGGGATAACGATTATTTCGATGACACCTATTGGCACAACGGTACTCCTCAAAAATATAAGGGCTATTGCACCGATGTATTTTTCTCTGAGGCCATCGATTTTATTGAAACTAAAAAAGACGAACCATTCTTTGTATACTTGTCAACCAATGCGCCACATGGCCCGTATAACGTTCCCAAAGAATATTATGACCTGTATAAAAAGGATACCGAATTAAATGAATTGCAGAAAGCTTATTTTGGTATGATTACCAATATCGATGATAACATTGGAATTCTTGAGAAAAAGCTAGAAGAACTAGGCATAAAAGACAATACCATTTTAATTTTTACTACGGATAATGGTGCTGCTTACCAAACCGTAAAAGATGGGAAAAGTAAATATGTGTACAATGCAGGAATGAAAGGTTTTAAAGGGTCTGCTTACGAAGGAGGACATAGAGTTCCTTTCTTTATTCATTGGAAGGATGGTAAAATAGAGGGCGGTTATGATGTAAATGAACTCGCTATGAATTTTGATATTTTACCTACATTAATTGGTTTATGTGGATTAAATAATGATCCTAATTCAGGACGAGATGGACGCGACCTTTCTCCTTTAATTAAACAAGAAGTAAAAGACTGGCCAAAACGTTATTGTGTGGTCGATAACAACAGAATTCAACAGCCAGAAAAATGGCGTTCTTCTGCTGTAATGGAGAATGATTGGCGCCTAATTAATGGAAAAAAATTATATAACTTAAGCAGTGATCCGGGTCAAGAAACGGATATCGCAAATAAAAATCCACAAAAAGTAGAAGAAATGCGTGATGCTTACGAGCAATGGTGGGCATATACCTCTCGCGATTTTGGACACTATGAGGCTTACCCAGTTGGAGTACCAAATATTAAGGAAACGACCATTACAGCACACGACTTACACACTTTTGACGAGGTGACTTGGGATCAATCCTACATTAGAGACCCATACAGTAGCAAAAAGCCAGCATTAGGTACCGGTTATTGGATGATTGATGTACAAGAGGAAGGTGAATATGAAATTGAGTTAAGAAGATGGCCACACGAATCTAATTTAGGATTTAGTGCTGCCGTGCCACAATTAGGAGTAGAATCTTCTTGGTATGATATAAAACCAGCAGGTGTAAAACTAGAGGTTGAAAAAGTAATACTAGACATTGAAGGTATTCATATGGAGAGAAAAGTAGATATGCAAAAAAAGGAAGTAAAATTCAAGGCATATTTATCAGAAGGAAGACAGCATCTTGAAGCCAATTTTATAGGAGAAGACCAAAAGAAGTTTGCTGCTTTTTATGTGTACATCAAAAAGTTAAAATAG
- a CDS encoding arylsulfatase: MNKILLVSLIVVLFTETKLTAQNKPNIVVIMADDIGVGDIGFYHNQRTGKKPIVPTPNIDKLIDQGMRFSDAHSPSSLCAPTRFSMLTGNFSYRNEKGPWGVWGPDRDAGIEPKFTTVARIAKQGGYNTAFFGKWGLGGDWDSKPKTVSGYEKVDKGAGYYGFDYSVALPEGIQNVPFAFYKNGKFMKLQEDSKMTRVSYEQLKLKNEKKRIKGGSVADSNWEPSEAGPILVNEAVNYIHKQANNKKPFYLYYCSQAVHVPHAPTATLNGQKIAGATLGTHGDMIVELDVQVGMLVASLKKNGLYDNTLFVFTSDNGGLNENKLLVDAGHNSSNQFRGKKGAIYEGGHRIPFVAVWPGKIKPNSQSNVAVFGQDMVATIASVVGVSVDRTKIIDSANLLPIFTKGKKKALHKYLMHASQEAGGPFYAIREGNWKLIMKGESMKVLGELNPIELYNLKDNETEDFTKNLINNPKQAKRIEQMKASYLALRSNKASTLF, translated from the coding sequence ATGAATAAAATACTATTAGTATCCTTAATTGTAGTTCTCTTTACCGAAACTAAGCTCACTGCCCAAAATAAACCAAATATAGTTGTTATTATGGCAGATGATATTGGTGTGGGAGATATTGGCTTTTATCACAATCAACGAACAGGAAAAAAACCTATTGTACCAACTCCTAATATAGATAAATTAATTGATCAAGGGATGCGATTTTCTGATGCGCACTCACCTTCATCACTTTGTGCACCAACTCGATTTTCTATGTTAACCGGTAATTTTTCATATAGAAATGAAAAAGGACCTTGGGGTGTTTGGGGTCCAGATAGGGATGCCGGAATAGAACCTAAATTTACTACCGTAGCACGTATAGCAAAACAAGGAGGATATAATACTGCCTTTTTTGGGAAATGGGGTCTTGGAGGAGATTGGGATTCTAAACCAAAAACGGTTTCAGGTTATGAAAAAGTTGACAAGGGAGCTGGTTATTATGGTTTTGATTATTCTGTTGCCTTGCCAGAAGGGATACAGAATGTACCTTTTGCTTTTTATAAAAATGGAAAATTCATGAAGCTACAAGAAGATTCAAAAATGACTCGGGTTTCTTATGAACAGCTAAAGCTTAAAAATGAGAAAAAAAGAATAAAAGGAGGTAGTGTGGCAGATTCTAATTGGGAACCTTCAGAAGCAGGACCCATTTTAGTGAATGAAGCTGTAAATTATATTCATAAACAAGCAAACAATAAGAAACCGTTTTATTTGTATTACTGCAGTCAAGCAGTTCATGTTCCGCATGCACCTACCGCTACATTAAATGGACAAAAAATTGCAGGTGCAACTTTAGGAACACACGGAGATATGATTGTAGAGTTAGATGTGCAGGTTGGGATGTTAGTAGCATCTTTAAAAAAGAATGGATTGTATGATAATACGTTGTTTGTGTTTACATCAGATAACGGAGGCTTAAACGAAAATAAGTTACTTGTAGACGCAGGGCATAATTCTAGCAATCAATTTAGAGGTAAAAAAGGAGCTATTTACGAAGGAGGTCACCGTATTCCGTTTGTAGCAGTTTGGCCTGGTAAAATTAAACCGAATAGCCAATCTAATGTTGCTGTTTTTGGGCAGGATATGGTAGCAACTATTGCTTCTGTTGTAGGAGTTTCTGTGGATAGAACTAAAATAATAGATTCAGCCAATCTGCTACCTATTTTTACAAAAGGGAAAAAGAAAGCGCTTCATAAATACTTAATGCATGCTTCGCAAGAAGCTGGAGGTCCATTTTACGCCATACGTGAAGGTAATTGGAAATTAATAATGAAAGGTGAAAGTATGAAGGTTTTAGGAGAGCTTAATCCAATAGAATTGTACAATCTTAAAGATAATGAAACTGAAGATTTTACAAAAAACTTAATTAATAACCCAAAACAAGCTAAGCGAATTGAACAGATGAAAGCAAGCTATTTAGCACTTCGTTCAAATAAGGCTTCTACATTATTTTAG
- a CDS encoding sulfatase-like hydrolase/transferase: protein MKKLLLITVLALYAFAASAQKKPNIIFILTDDQSYGMMGCTGNETIQTPNLDKLAGESVLFTNAHVTSAICTPSRVSILLGQYERKHSVNFNSATAVSEEAWAESYPVLMRKAGYYTAYIGKNHSPIGTLGYESGLAEKSYDYWYASHGGVYFYPKERHKIYEDAIAETQVEVLEEGVDQFLDPNARRLKGAISFLDNRPADKPFLLNLMFNIPHGATTSTMKLRETDDAIYRTLYRDLDIPLPDNYIAKADIKTPKLPAELLHASDRQMGYNYVDTPATERERYIRQIQCITGIDRLVGKLRKQLKEMKLDKNTIIIFTSDHGLFMGEQGLGGKALCYEKTTHVPMFIYNPKQKKGYKSDALVQTIDIAPTLLSLAGAPIPEAFQGKDLSGFINGNTKEVRDYVYTENLWSTKFGNPRCEAVQTKEWKYIRYYQNNNISAAKSVEYSKEYKVSQRIMLYEVHPSQFAVYRNFIEGPLEGEKPVYEELYHLTKDPNELHNLINEPKHTSILNELKAAWKVEIKNARGTGKPKVRIYTNIKSPV, encoded by the coding sequence ATGAAAAAATTACTATTAATAACAGTACTAGCCTTGTATGCTTTTGCAGCAAGTGCTCAAAAAAAACCAAATATAATTTTTATTCTAACGGACGATCAATCCTATGGAATGATGGGGTGTACCGGGAATGAAACAATACAAACACCAAACCTTGATAAATTGGCAGGAGAAAGTGTTCTTTTTACTAATGCACATGTAACTAGTGCTATATGTACGCCTAGTAGAGTTTCTATTTTATTAGGACAATATGAGCGAAAACATAGTGTAAATTTTAATTCAGCTACAGCTGTTTCAGAAGAAGCTTGGGCTGAATCTTACCCTGTATTAATGCGTAAAGCAGGATATTATACAGCTTACATTGGTAAAAACCATTCGCCAATTGGTACCTTAGGTTATGAAAGCGGATTGGCAGAAAAAAGTTATGATTATTGGTACGCTAGTCATGGTGGTGTTTATTTTTATCCGAAGGAAAGACATAAAATATATGAAGATGCTATTGCAGAAACACAAGTTGAAGTTTTAGAAGAAGGTGTAGATCAATTTTTAGATCCTAATGCAAGAAGATTAAAAGGAGCAATTAGCTTTTTAGATAATCGCCCTGCGGATAAGCCATTTTTATTAAACTTAATGTTTAATATACCACATGGAGCAACCACATCTACTATGAAATTAAGAGAAACAGATGATGCTATATACCGCACATTATATCGTGACCTTGATATACCATTACCGGATAACTATATTGCTAAAGCAGATATAAAAACACCTAAATTACCAGCAGAATTGCTACATGCTAGCGACCGCCAAATGGGGTATAATTATGTTGATACGCCTGCTACAGAAAGAGAAAGATATATTCGTCAAATACAGTGTATAACAGGGATAGATCGTTTAGTGGGGAAACTTAGAAAGCAATTAAAAGAGATGAAATTAGATAAAAACACGATTATTATTTTTACTTCAGATCATGGTTTATTTATGGGGGAACAAGGTTTGGGAGGAAAGGCATTGTGTTACGAGAAAACAACTCATGTACCAATGTTTATATACAATCCAAAGCAGAAAAAAGGGTATAAAAGTGATGCTTTGGTACAAACTATAGATATTGCACCAACTTTATTATCTCTAGCTGGCGCACCTATTCCAGAAGCATTTCAGGGGAAAGATCTTTCCGGTTTTATAAATGGAAATACAAAAGAAGTTCGTGATTACGTGTATACAGAAAATTTATGGTCTACTAAATTTGGGAACCCAAGATGTGAAGCTGTTCAAACTAAAGAATGGAAATATATTCGGTATTATCAAAACAATAATATTTCGGCAGCAAAATCTGTAGAATATTCAAAGGAATATAAGGTGTCTCAGCGCATTATGCTATATGAAGTGCACCCAAGTCAATTTGCAGTGTATCGTAATTTTATTGAAGGACCTTTAGAGGGAGAGAAACCGGTGTATGAAGAATTATATCATTTAACAAAAGATCCAAACGAATTACATAACTTAATTAATGAACCTAAGCATACATCAATTCTAAATGAATTAAAAGCTGCTTGGAAAGTTGAAATTAAGAATGCTCGTGGAACAGGGAAACCTAAGGTTCGAATTTATACCAATATAAAATCGCCTGTATAA